A segment of the Crassostrea angulata isolate pt1a10 chromosome 10, ASM2561291v2, whole genome shotgun sequence genome:
TGATGACATGCAGTGTCTAGTATATTCACTTTAGTGATTAGATTTCTCGGTGGACTTGATGATGAAGTtgctaaaaaattaatttgcgCAGGGTTACGTTGATATGATGGCATTCATTCCAGCTATCTTGTCGGAATATCAATTATATCTTACACACACGCAAAAGGGTTTAGTTACCATTTCTGGGGTGAGTGGCTTTTgccttttatattttttctcatcAACTACATTGAACTCAGGGGGCTTTTCATTAAAATACAcacattattttcaattcaaattgtGCAGGTTGACAACAGATACTGAACAATTttccttatatacatgtacacccGTCACAAAATGTAAGTCCATTAAAGAATTACCTTAGGTTCTGTAGGTGAAAGGTGAAAATTCATGTAGGTAAAACATCTTTGAATGTTTTTGCTGTCAACTAGATAACGCTTGTACTTAGCAACGCATATCAGTacttttagtactttgatttaacaaAAAAGGAACTGCGTTGTACGTAAACTTTGAGGCATTGCTATGAAGAACCAACTGAAATTGATTTCCATCTTTTTTGTGAATACTGAACGACAAACATTGTATGTAAGACAACGAAAGACTGTTCGTGCTATGCACATAAGACATATACGTTGAATGTGTTGTGGCTCAGTACAAGATGTATccttcatttacatgtacatgtcaattGCTGTTATAATACAGTGACCATAGGCATTCATATTGAATGTTTCAAGGATCATTCAAACAGAAGGttcaagttcagtttattcACTCAGACAATGTAAGAGTACATATATGGAACATTAATAAAACTATGCCActtctcaaaaatatatataagtaaatatttataatcaaatagatatatactgtatatatacgATTTTAACAAGGAGAGAGAGAATGCATGAGGGAGGCATCTCATTATCTTTCAAGGCAAGAAATATTAATGATCAGTTTTTCTGGACATTGAGAAATAAAAAGTCATTGGTTAGATTTTTGAATGTTGtcttgtctttttttttctcattcgtCAAagacttaaagaaaaaaaaaaaaaaaatatatatatatatatatatatatatatatatatatatatatatatatatatatatatatatatatatatatatatatatatatatatatatatatatatatatatatatatatatatatatggtcatTTTTATCAGTTCGCAACAACAACGATTGGAAACGACCGAGTCCATATAAACATGTTTCTCTCTCCTGGGAGATCATAAACTGAATGTGGTTTGAGGCGAGAACAGTAAGTTTGCTCGGGTTAAAAAAGGTAGATTGCGATTACTTAGGTCATCAAATGTATGTCAAAAATTACATATGCACAAGTAAACAACCTTCTTAGGGGCTCCTGTGGATACAGGTGTGTGCTTTTCACGTAACGCACCCTACAGCATAAAATCTTGGTCCATCGCGTCAAAATAAGTGGGGCAACTTAGTACACGTACAACTAagtaactctttaaaaaatgaaagaccAACTGGGTCttacaaatttcaattttgatttggaCGATGCAGCATAGAACATAAAATTACACTGTTGAACAAAAAGGATTTGATGAATGCTACAAACCCTCTATAATTAAGGTTTTGATCAGGaatgtgttggggggggggggttgttactttttatttatttttcattcttcgtaaaattttgtaaacattgcgagaatttcaatttaaaaaaaaaaaccgcataCAACCCTTAAAATCTGAATATTTTATGttgtaagttttattttttaatacaaatataacTCTGTGgcaaatttgtaaaattatcatcaACTTtgcatatactagtatacccaccattttttttttttgttttactctttGAAAAATACCTGTATAATGTAAAAATAGGGTATTTTCATTACGATAAATATTACTAATGTAAGGTGCTTGTGATCAAAAGGTTTAAAATatgcttaatttaaaaaaaaatgccatcGACCGTCATATGCTAGCTATAAAATAGTACTGTATATACGTGTGCAAAACGTGATAGAGACCCGTGTCCTTGCAAACTCATTATTTTGATGTTGGGATTCCCTCTTGGGATTGCGCATATGTAGGATTGTCGAATGTTTCCGAATTAACGGTGTATTTTTGCAATTTGACATCACTTTCACATTGGTTCACCACACACTTGAATATATCAAACCGAGGATGAAGAATTCCCCTCTTGAACAAGAAGTCAGTCAAATAGGACACGAAAACAAGTGACGTAAATGACATCAACATGCAGAGTGTTTTAAACGGAAAAACCTGTCCATTCTCTTCAGAATAGTACGGGAATTTTATGAGGACGTCGATACCCAATGAAGGCTCTCCTCCAGCGATCCGGAAAAACATACCGATGACGTAGGCAACTAGTGACCCGTATGTATTGGAAGTTTTCAAATAGATCACGCAGAGGAGTTGCGGGAACAATACCACGTACACCAGGTCGGAGCAAAGGTACCACAGAGTGTAGATGGACTTCACTGTAATGGCCATGACTGTTGCCAGAACACCAACGCCAAATATAGCAAATCTCATCACCCAAATGATTTCGTTTTCTGAAGCCTGGAAGTTATTAAGTTATTATTACAAGGTTAAAAGCCTAAATTTTTGTGGCAGACAACATTATGGAAAATCTCAATTGGAATTTGGAAAACTCTCAAATAAATACAGAAATAAGTTACCTTTTGTCTGAAAATCATCTTATAGATATTTCTAGCAAACATGCAGCTGGCGGATAAAATGGAAGAGTCAGCAGACGACATTACGGCAGCTGATACCGCCCCTAGTCCAACAAAGGAAACCCAGTCCGGAGTCAGGTATTGCAAGACCAATGGTAAAATGTCTGACGCTCTGTTAGGTATATCTGACGCATTGAAGTTGTCTCTGGTCACAAAAGCAGTGCGATTCCAGtctgaataaaattaaagaatgcTAAATTCCTAAATATTCGCTTTGTAataagctctctctctctctctctctctctctctctctctctctcacacacacacacacacacacacacacacacacacacacacacacacacacacacattgaGTACTGTAGTATCTTTAAGAATAAACGGTGTTCCGACTTATCCCTGAGTTAGGCCTACACACCTGCATTAGTAGCTATGGCACCGATAAGGACAGATGGTATGGCCATAATTAGACAGCCCAGTCCACCGACAAACGACAGGTACTTGGCCGTTCCGACCGTCCTTGCAGACAGGACCCTTTGGAAGTACACCTGCCAGGGCAGTCCGCCGAATATGAGTAGGAGGAAGGAGTCTATGTACACCCCAACAAACACGGGATCCACCTCTTGGATCCACAGGGTGGAAGAATTGACAGATATATTCTCCACTAAGTCATTTGTCATGGCAAATGGGACACAGAGCCACTGAAATGAAAAAGTTCGAAAATGCGTGAAAAAGTATTACAGAGGAAGGATGTATAGGTTATTTTTAGTAAGATGATTTAGATGTCATTGCAAAATCGCTGCTACTATCCGACCACTTTTGCTTCTGTGTCTGAAGCTCCTTTGACAATCGCTTGCAATCTGAAGTTAAAATTGATGTCTTTTGGGTGAGACCGGAAAAATTAAAGTTCCATGTTACGGATGTGCTTTCCCAAAACTAAACATATGGTAATGAACGTCGATTGTTAAATGCCTTAATAGAACTTAACTAAAGATGTCTAGCTGTTGCTAGTCATACAGCTTGACTTCTCGATATGAGCAAAATAATCTAGACAATGTATtcattaaattataattaatcaTAAACTATATATAGTCTGATCTCTAAAAATTATCAACCGACAAACAATTCAATGTACTACACCTGCTCCTTTCCGTAATTATTCTAAATATTGGGAATTCATTTAAGCAAGAACAAAAAATTGCGACACCGAACAGAACTACGGAAGCCCGTTGGTGCTgggtgagaaaaaaaattatctatgaCTTTCTTGCGACCGCctgataaatattttcttacatAGCACCAATGGGCTTCGGTAAAataacaaacaagaggcccatgggccacatcgctcacctgaggaacaataggtatgataaaatcagcttaatggagtcataatacaaactatctggacaatgtacaataatacatgtagatcctgtgtaaataaaatccattttcccctggatattcttatgtttataatcattagtcccttttctaacaggatgattttatagtattatcatatgttgagtattgcagttctcaaaaagattcttaacaatagtttatatatgggatataaacgtacatcaaactctgaaccttctcgtgaggccaaagaattgtcatggggccaaagtcttaacaattataaagaatcatctggctgattagtttctgagaagatttttaaagatttaccctagtcctttgttaaactttgaccccccccccccttgtggccccaccctacccctggggatcatgattttcacaactttgaatctacactacctgaggatgctttcacacaagtttcagctttcctggctgattagtttctgagaataagatttttaacgatttactctgtttatttctatgtaaaacatcgacctcccattgttgcccaaacctacccccagggttatgattttcacaaatttgaatctacactacctgaggatgcttccacacaagtgtcagctttcctggctaattagtttctgagaagaagatttttaaagatttactctatataatcatatgttaaacttcgaccccacattgtggccccaccctaccccctggggttattattttcacaactttgaatctacactacctgaggatgcatccacacacaagtttcagctttgccggctgattagtttctgagaagaagattttcaaagatttactctatacattcctatgttaaacttcgatcccccattgtggccacacCTTCCCCCcgagggttatgattttcacaactttgaatttacactacctgaggatgcatccacacgagtgtcagctttcctggccgattggtttccgagaagaagatttttaaagatttactctatacattcatttgttaaacttcgaccccccccccccccattgtggccccaccctcaggtgagctaaaaaggttaagttttcAATAGAATAAGTTGTTAacgttggtttctggaagaacagactttgaaaaattttcttaataaatattgacaaatgttttacttttttaatctttagtttttaagatctgtgtacaaacatagaattgtgagcaaatctctgtatcttgcttataattcgaagcttaacactcaaatatggttagtaaatagaaattgtaaacaattaaacacaagaaacatgcactataacaaataaagaacacaatttattttttcgaaatgaatcatatatatacatgtatatacctacatatttccgtcagcgatatcaaactctatttaaacttaataaactcgagaaaatgccgagcatctcaacaaaacctattgcattaatctaccattacgcaaaagataatgccgaattaccgatagaatgaattgtatttcagtacccctacatcagattttgcttaatttgcgcaggtaaacagttaactgtctGATTttccgaagtctctgtttgatttgatacgtaaaaatcacgaaatacagacgatagttttcaggttacaaagcataaataatgaaaacgaaacgaaaatcagaacaagctaacaccaacgtcatgtgtgaaaactgtcaacgcattgaaatatttagcctcaatttacttcacaaaatcggcatcaatatattttgcatgtttcaaaatttcccttcatacgcgaactgttgcacaacaagcaaattcatcatagtcagatcgaccctttttcgtataatgtcatggctgctttaaacaaagaacctcgttttagaagtatggaatacgagtcttggtaaaataggtatgcaaacccgggcagtggcaaaataaaagccggggcagatcggcgaTCGTCAATTCCAag
Coding sequences within it:
- the LOC128168391 gene encoding high-affinity choline transporter 1-like, yielding MVLNVPGLVAVIIFYIIILVIGLWAARRTKGETNSENVMLAGRNIGLFVGVFTMTATWVGGGFINGTAETVYSYGLVNTQAPLGYALSLVIGGIFFAKKMRQQGYVTMLDPFARKYGERMGGLIYIPALLGEVFWSGAILAALGSTLRVIIGLSHEVAIIVSACIAVFYTLFGGLYSVAYTDVVQLICIFVGLWLCVPFAMTNDLVENISVNSSTLWIQEVDPVFVGVYIDSFLLLIFGGLPWQVYFQRVLSARTVGTAKYLSFVGGLGCLIMAIPSVLIGAIATNADWNRTAFVTRDNFNASDIPNRASDILPLVLQYLTPDWVSFVGLGAVSAAVMSSADSSILSASCMFARNIYKMIFRQKASENEIIWVMRFAIFGVGVLATVMAITVKSIYTLWYLCSDLVYVVLFPQLLCVIYLKTSNTYGSLVAYVIGMFFRIAGGEPSLGIDVLIKFPYYSEENGQVFPFKTLCMLMSFTSLVFVSYLTDFLFKRGILHPRFDIFKCVVNQCESDVKLQKYTVNSETFDNPTYAQSQEGIPTSK